The following are encoded together in the Flavihumibacter fluvii genome:
- a CDS encoding tetratricopeptide repeat-containing sensor histidine kinase codes for MIKSIAFFLVFTLTWSIGTSQPRHTMDSLHQQLAMAKEDTSRVKALILLCYNYRLGFSDSSLYYGQQALELSQKIKYPAGELRSLQYMSITQEQMGNLPKALEMAFKALEIAKEHHLENLAGGALNALGETYIILKDFPKAVKYLTQQRILGEALGFEEAIGYAMYDLGYAFEEMNQLDSATYYEKEAIKHFDKISRKEPIIYKVLGDVEMKSGNQAAALQYYQESLRISIANNERRATAYAYNKIASFYNTVKQTDSAIYYARKGLESATLIEQRKSIMEAAALLSTLYEPTDTRESLRYLKIADAYKDSLFGTGNLQAVQALVANEEDRQKEMAATKVAYQNRLQQYVLIAGLAMLLIVAFFLYRNSQKEKKAKNLLQHKNMVIEQTLNNLKATQSQLIQSEKMASLGELTAGIAHEIQNPLNFVNNFSEVNKELLAEMKDEIDKGNLAEAKSIAEDIIGNQEKINHHGKRADAIVKGMLQHSQSSSGVKELTDINALAEEYLRLAYHGIKAKDKSFNASLKTNYDDTICNINIIPPEIGRVILNLVNNAFYAVAEKARTNIQGYEPTVSLSTSKRGDKIFISVEDNGNGVPKKVLDKIFQPFFTTKPTGQGTGLGLSLSYDIVKAHGGELKVDTKDNESSVFTVELPL; via the coding sequence ATGATAAAGTCAATTGCATTTTTCCTGGTTTTTACTTTAACCTGGAGCATTGGTACTTCCCAACCCAGGCATACCATGGACAGCTTACACCAACAGCTGGCCATGGCCAAAGAGGATACCAGCCGCGTAAAGGCATTGATCCTTTTATGCTACAATTATCGGCTGGGCTTTTCCGACTCTTCGCTCTATTACGGACAACAGGCTTTGGAACTATCTCAAAAAATTAAGTACCCGGCGGGTGAATTAAGGTCCCTGCAATACATGAGCATAACGCAGGAACAAATGGGCAATTTACCGAAGGCCCTGGAAATGGCTTTTAAGGCACTGGAGATCGCAAAAGAGCATCACCTGGAAAATTTAGCGGGCGGCGCGCTAAATGCCCTTGGGGAAACCTATATTATACTTAAGGATTTTCCCAAAGCGGTAAAATACCTGACACAGCAAAGAATATTAGGCGAAGCACTTGGTTTTGAAGAAGCCATCGGCTATGCGATGTACGACCTGGGCTACGCATTTGAAGAAATGAACCAACTGGATTCAGCTACCTATTATGAAAAGGAAGCTATAAAACATTTTGACAAAATCTCCAGGAAAGAGCCCATTATATATAAAGTATTGGGCGACGTTGAAATGAAGTCCGGTAACCAGGCGGCAGCTTTGCAATACTACCAAGAGAGTCTCCGGATTTCCATAGCAAATAATGAACGCCGGGCTACAGCTTATGCATATAACAAAATAGCATCCTTTTACAATACTGTAAAACAAACGGATTCTGCTATCTATTATGCAAGAAAAGGATTGGAGTCGGCAACATTAATTGAACAAAGAAAATCCATCATGGAAGCAGCCGCCCTGCTTTCAACATTATACGAACCAACAGATACCAGGGAATCACTCCGGTACCTGAAAATAGCCGATGCTTATAAAGACAGCCTGTTTGGAACAGGAAATTTGCAGGCCGTCCAGGCATTGGTTGCCAATGAAGAAGATCGCCAAAAGGAAATGGCGGCCACTAAAGTTGCCTACCAAAACCGATTGCAGCAATATGTACTGATAGCCGGACTGGCCATGCTACTTATCGTAGCCTTTTTTCTATACCGCAATAGCCAGAAAGAAAAAAAAGCAAAAAACCTGCTCCAGCATAAAAACATGGTGATCGAGCAGACACTGAATAACCTTAAAGCAACGCAATCCCAACTCATTCAATCCGAAAAAATGGCTTCCCTGGGTGAGCTCACCGCAGGCATCGCTCATGAGATCCAAAACCCCTTAAACTTTGTCAACAACTTTTCAGAAGTCAATAAGGAATTGCTTGCTGAAATGAAAGACGAAATAGATAAGGGAAACCTGGCTGAAGCAAAATCCATTGCAGAAGATATTATAGGAAACCAGGAAAAAATTAACCACCACGGTAAACGAGCCGATGCCATTGTAAAAGGAATGCTCCAACACAGCCAAAGTAGCTCAGGTGTAAAAGAACTCACCGATATCAATGCATTGGCGGAGGAATATCTTAGGCTGGCATACCATGGCATAAAGGCAAAAGACAAATCATTTAACGCTTCCCTAAAAACCAATTATGATGACACTATTTGTAATATCAATATCATACCCCCGGAAATTGGCAGGGTGATCCTTAACCTCGTCAATAATGCTTTTTATGCAGTCGCGGAAAAAGCCAGAACGAATATTCAAGGGTATGAACCAACGGTAAGCTTATCTACCAGTAAACGCGGTGATAAAATTTTTATATCAGTAGAGGATAACGGCAATGGTGTTCCGAAAAAAGTACTGGATAAGATTTTCCAACCCTTTTTCACAACCAAACCAACCGGACAGGGAACTGGCCTTGGATTATCGCTGAGTTATGATATAGTGAAAGCCCATGGCGGAGAGCTGAAGGTAGACACAAAGGATAATGAAAGTTCTGTTTTTACGGTTGAATTGCCCTTGTAA